CAGCCGGTTATGCTGGAGACCACCCACCTGCCCGCCGATCGCTTCCCCGGCCTAGTCGATGAGGACTTCCGCACGCAATCCCTCTACGCCGTCCTCTCCACCCGTTATGGGGTGACCCTGGCGGAGGCCATCCAGACGTTGGAGCCGGTGGCCCTCACCGCGTACGAGGCCGAGCAGTTGGGCGCACAGGAGGGGGCCCCTGCCATGCTGGTGGAGGTCATCGCCTCCTCGCAAGAGGGGTGGGTGGTGGAGTACAGCCGGGCCGTGGTGCGTGGCGACACCTCTCGCTACGTGTTTCATCTGCGGAACGTGTACGACGACGATTAGGGGTGTGATAAGGGGAAGGAGGGGATCCCGATGAACCCGCTGCGAGTCGCTGTGGTCGGCGTGGGAGTCATGGGACGGCGCCATGTGGAGGCCTTCCACCGGTTGCCCGAGGCGCAGGTCGTCGCCGTGATGGACGTGGATGGCGAACGGGCTCGTTGGACGGCCGACCGATATGGCGTGCCCGCCTTCACCGAGTTGGATGCCTTGTTGGATCAGATGGCCCCGGAGGCGATCTGTGTGTGCACCCCGGACTGGGCGCATCGGAAGCCGGTGGTGACCGCGGCGGAGCGGGGGATTCACGTCCTGGTGGAGAAGCCGCTGGCGACCACGCTGGAGGACGCGGATGCCATCGTCGCTGCAGCCGAGACGGCGGGCATCACTTTGATGGTGGGGCATATCCTGCGCTTCGATCCCCGGTATGCGGAGGCGCGAGCGGCGGTGGTCTCCGGGAAGATCGGCCAGCTCACCTACATGTACGGCCGGCGGCACAACCTCATCGACTCCGGCCTGCGGTTCCGGGGACGCACCACCGTGGTGAACTTCCTGGGCGTGCATGATCTGGACATGATGCTGTGGTGTGCCGAGAGCCCCGTCGAGGAGGTGCATGCGATAGGCGCCCGGGGGGCGCTGGCTGATCTCGGCGTGGACGATGGGGTGCTCGCCACACTTCGGTTTCAGAACGGCGCTGTGGGGTGCTTGGACGTGCACTGGGCCATGCCGCCCGGGGCCATGCTGTTGGACGCCGGATTTAAGCTCATCGGCACGGCGGGGCAGATCTACGTGGACGGGGCGCTGGGGGCCGTCCGGGTGGAGATGAAGGAAGCGGCCCGGTTCCCGGATACCGTGTACGCGCCGGCCTCTCCCTGGACTATGGGCGCGCTGATGGCCCAGGACGCCCACTTTGTGCGATGTGTGCGCACGCAGGAGAGGCCGTTGATCGACGGCCCAGCAGCGCGCCGCGTGGTCGCGCTGGCCGTGGCTATTCACCGGTCGCTGGAGACTGGCGAGCCGGTCCGGCCGGATCAGCCCGGATCGTAGCATCGAAGCTTTGTCCTGCGCATCGCGTCCTCCTACCTGCAGGTGATACCACGCTGCAGGATCGATCCCATAGTATCCCTCGCAGGCATCAGGGTCATAGATCCAACGCTCTCGCCAACCATTCATCGTTCATCGCTCGTCGTTCCAAATCATTAAGAAAGGGAGGTGAATCGGGAGAAGAGGGACCTTCGCGTGAGTTCAGTCCTTTCCGTCGGCGTAGAGGTGTGTGGGGCCTTGTGCGTGCGCTGGGCCCCCGGCCATGGCGAAATCAGCGTTTCAGGATAGGATAGGAATTTTGTGATCTTCCATTCCCTATATCTAGTGTGTCGTGCTGTGGTGTACTCTAGATATAGGGGTGTCGGGATGCGGTATCTATCCCCGGGGAGATCATTGCATTCCATGCCTTGAGGAGGGAGAGCGATGTCCGTGCTAAACGAGATGGCGCGCAAGTGCGTCACACGACGGGAGATGCTGCGGTTTCTGGGGGTGAGTGCGGCG
This is a stretch of genomic DNA from Chloroflexota bacterium. It encodes these proteins:
- a CDS encoding Gfo/Idh/MocA family oxidoreductase is translated as MNPLRVAVVGVGVMGRRHVEAFHRLPEAQVVAVMDVDGERARWTADRYGVPAFTELDALLDQMAPEAICVCTPDWAHRKPVVTAAERGIHVLVEKPLATTLEDADAIVAAAETAGITLMVGHILRFDPRYAEARAAVVSGKIGQLTYMYGRRHNLIDSGLRFRGRTTVVNFLGVHDLDMMLWCAESPVEEVHAIGARGALADLGVDDGVLATLRFQNGAVGCLDVHWAMPPGAMLLDAGFKLIGTAGQIYVDGALGAVRVEMKEAARFPDTVYAPASPWTMGALMAQDAHFVRCVRTQERPLIDGPAARRVVALAVAIHRSLETGEPVRPDQPGS